Proteins co-encoded in one Juglans regia cultivar Chandler chromosome 16, Walnut 2.0, whole genome shotgun sequence genomic window:
- the LOC108980541 gene encoding histidine kinase 3-like, whose protein sequence is MSLLHVVGFGLKVGHLLLMLCYWIVSAISMNWFINSGIVDTKTGLLGDSGKMWLKWWEKISGNSWKIHHYYQYIGSKKVPKAWWRKLLITWVLGWTIVSLSIFCYMRLQATDKRKETLASMCDERARMLQDQFNVSMNHIQAMSIMISTFHHGKNPSAIDQRTFARYTERTAFERPITSGVAYAVRVLHSEREQFEKQQGWTIKRMDTLEQNPVHEDDYAAEALEPSLIQEEYAPVIFAQDTISHVVSLDMLSGKEDRENVLRARASGKGVLSAPLRLVKTNRLGVILTFAVYKADLPSNVTLNERIQATDGYLGGVFDIESLVEKLLQQLASKQTIIVNVYDTTNYPHPISMYGSNVSDDGLQHVSTLNFGDPFRKHEMHCRFKQKPPWHWLAITTSIGILVIALLVGYIFHATVNRIAKVEDDYHKMMELKKRAEAADVAKSQFLATVSHEIRTPMNGVLGMLDMLMDTDLDVTQQDYVRTAQASGKALVSLINEVLDQAKIESGRLELEAVRFDLRAILDDILSLFSGKSQEKGVELAVYISDRVPEMLIGDPGRFRQIITNLMGNSIKFTEKGHIFVTVHLVEEVIDSIGVEMESPSKNTLSGFPVADRRCSWEGFKTLSGEGSTCPLSLSSSDLINLIVSVEDTGVGIPLEAQSRIFTPFMQVGPSISRTHGGTGIGLSISKCLVGLMNGEIGFVSIPKIGSTFTFTAVFTKGCSDPNEHKSQQINNKSNLASSEFQGMMALVVDPRPVRAKVSRYHIQRLGIHVEVVSEFNQVLSSINSGKTVTNMVLVEQEIWDRDSVISAHFINNLEKVDCGMPPKLFLLASSISPCRTRAATSSDRTLPIVMKPLRASMLAASLQRAMGVGGKGKPRTGEISGLSVCNLLLGRKILIVDDNNVNLKVAAGALKKYGADVVCADSGKKAISLLQPPHHFDACFMDIQMPEMDGFEATRKIREVECSINNLIRSGEVSLEAYDNISKWHVPILAMTADVIQATHEESIRCGMDGYVSKPFEAQQLYREVSRHFQSASNGNL, encoded by the exons ATGAGTTTGCTTCACGTGGTTGGGTTTGGCCTAAAGGTGGGGCATCTGCTTTTGATGCTATGTTACTGGATTGTGTCTGCAATTTCCATGAACTGGTTCATAAATAGTGGAATAGTGGACACCAAGACTGGTTTGCTTGGTGATAGTGGCAAGATGTGGCTAAAATGGTGGGAGAAGATCTCGGGAAACAGTTGGAAGATCCACCACTACTACCAGTATATTGGGTCTAAGAAAGTCCCCAAAGCATGGTGGAGGAAGCTCTTGATTACATGGGTACTTGGTTGGACCATAGTGTCTCTGTCGATCTTCTGCTACATGAGGTTACAAGCTACTGATAAGAGGAAAGAGACCCTTGCAAGTATGTGTGACGAGAGGGCTAGGATGTTGCAGGATCAGTTTAATGTGAGTATGAATCATATCCAAGCCATGTCGATTATGATCTCAACCTTCCACCATGGCAAGAACCCCTCTGCTATTGATCAG AGGACTTTTGCAAGGTACACGGAAAGAACTGCTTTTGAGAGGCCCATCACAAGTGGTGTGGCATATGCTGTTAGGGTGCTCCACTCAGAAAGGGAACAATTCGAGAAGCAACAAGGCTGGACCATTAAGAGGATGGATACCCTTGAACAAAACCCCGTTCATGAGGATGATTATGCCGCAGAAGCCTTAGAGCCATCCCTAATTCAGGAAGAATATGCTCCTGTCATCTTTGCACAGGATACCATTTCTCATGTGGTTTCACTTGATATGCTGTCGGGGAag GAAGATCGTGAGAATGTGTTGCGTGCCAGAGCATCAGGAAAGGGGGTTCTATCTGCTCCTTTGAGGCTAGTAAAAACAAATCGTCTGGGAGTTATATTGACATTTGCTGTCTACAAGGCAGATCTCCCCTCAAATGTTACGCTGAATGAGAGAATTCAAGCAACTGATGG ATATCTTGGGGGAGTATTTGATATTGAATCACTTGTGGAGAAGTTGCTTCAACAGCTTGCTAGTAAACAGACTATCATTGTGAATGTGTATGACACAACCAATTACCCACATCCAATCAGCATGTATGGCTCGAATGTATCGGATGATGGTTTGCAGCATGTTAGCACCCTTAATTTTGGAGATCCTTTCAGGAAGCATGAGATGCATTGCAG ATTCAAGCAAAAACCGCCGTGGCATTGGCTAGCAATAACAACTTCTATTGGCATCCTCGTGATTGCATTACTTGTTGGATATATATTCCATGCAACTGTGAATCGAATTGCCAAAGTTGAAGATGATTACCATAAGATGATGGAACTCAAAAAACGAGCTGAGGCTGCTGATGTTGCAAAATCCCAG TTCCTCGCTACCGTCTCCCATGAGATCAGAACCCCAATGAATGGTGTTCTCG GAATGTTGGATATGCTCATGGACACAGATCTGGATGTTACTCAACAAGATTATGTCAGAACTGCACAGGCCAGTGGAAAAGCTCTTGTCTCACTCATAAATGAGGTTTTAGACCAAGCAAAGATTGAATCTGGTAGACTTGAGCTTGAGGCTGTGCGGTTTGATCTGAGAGCAATTTTGGATGATATTCTCTCACTCTTTTCTGGAAAGTCCCAGGAAAAAGGAGTGGAG CTGGCAGTTTATATCTCAGATCGAGTTCCTGAAATGCTAATTGGTGATCCAGGAAGGTTTCGTCAAATCATTACCAATCTTATGGGTAACTCAATCAAA TTCACAGAGAAAGGGCACATATTTGTCACTGTTCATCTTGTAGAGGAAGTGATTGACTCAATAGGAGTTGAGATGGAATCACCATCGAAGAACACATTGAGTGGATTCCCTGTTGCAGATAGGCGCTGCAGCTGGGAAGGATTTAAGACTCTCAGTGGAGAAGGATCCACTTGTCCTCTCTCATTGTCCTCCTCTGACCTTATCAACCTAATTGTTTCTGTTGAGGATACAGGAGTAGGAATCCCTCTTGAAGCCCAATCTCGTATCTTCACTCCTTTTATGCAGGTGGGTCCTTCCATCTCCCGAACACATGGAGGGACAGGTATTGGCCTAAGCATAAGCAAGTGTCTAGTTGGTCTAATGAATGGGGAAATTGGTTTTGTGAGCATACCAAAGATCGGTTCTACCTTTACATTTACTGCTGTCTTCACCAAAGGCTGCTCCGATCCAAATGAGCATAAAAGCCAGCAAATCAACAACAAATCCAATCTTGCATCCTCCGAATTTCAGGGCATGATGGCATTAGTTGTGGACCCGAGACCAGTCCGTGCCAAGGTGTCAAGATATCATATCCAACGGCTAGGAATTCATGTTGAAGTGGTTTCTGAATTCAATCAAGTTTTGTCTAGCATAAACAGTGGCAAAACAGTTACCAATATGGTACTTGTTGAGCAGGAGATTTGGGATAGGGATTCAGTCATTTCTGCTCATTTCATCAATAATTTAGAGAAGGTTGATTGTGGGATGCCTCCCAAGTTGTTCCTTCTCGCTAGTTCTATCAGCCCATGCAGAACAAGAGCTGCAACTTCAAGTGATCGCACCCTGCCGATCGTCATGAAGCCCCTGAGAGCAAGCATGCTTGCTGCCTCATTACAGCGAGCCATGGGTGTTGGGGGCAAGGGGAAACCCCGCACTGGGGAGATTTCTGGCTTGTCTGTCTGCAATCTTCTTCTTGGTAGAAAAATCCTTATTGTAGATGACAATAATGTGAATCTTAAAGTAGCTGCTGGTGCTTTGAAGAAGTATGGAGCTGATGTGGTCTGTGCAGACAGTGGGAAAAAGGCTATCTCATTGCTTCAACCACCTCACCATTTTGATGCATGTTTCATGGATATCCAAATGCCGGAAATGGATGG GTTTGAagctacaagaaaaattaggGAAGTGGAATGTAGTATCAATAATCTTATTCGAAGTGGGGAAGTATCTCTGGAAGCTTATGATAATATTTCAAAGTGGCATGTTCCCATTTTGGCCATGACAGCAGATGTAATACAGGCTACGCATGAGGAATCCATAAGATGTGGAATGGATGGATATGTTTCAAAACCATTTGAAGCACAACAACTTTATAGAGAGGTTTCACGCCATTTCCAATCGGCTTCAAATGGGAATTTATAG
- the LOC108980547 gene encoding nuclear transport factor 2A isoform X7, with protein MDPDQLAKAFVEHYYSTFDANRAGLVSLYQDESMLTFEGQKTQGSQNIVAKLTSLPFQQCQHGITTVDCQPSGPAGGMLVFVSGNLQLAGEQHALKFSQGLVALLGESRALFVSYCLHL; from the exons ATGGATCCGGACCAGTTGGCCAAAGCATTCGTGGAGCACTACTACTCGACGTTCGATGCGAACCGTGCGGGGCTGGTGAGCCTCTACCAGGACGAGTCGATGCTGACCTTCGAGGGCCAGAAGACCCAAGGCTCCCAGAACATCGTCGCCAAGCTCACTAGCCTCCCCTTCCAGCAGTGCCAGCACGGCATCACTACCGTCGATTGCCAGCCCTCTGGCCCCGCCGGCGGCATGCTCGTCTTCGTCAGCGGCAACCTCCAGCTCGCCGGCGAACAGCACGCCCTCAAGTTCAGCCAG GGTTTGGTGGCACTGCTTGGTGAATCTCGTGCTTTGTTTGTATCCTATTG TCTACATTTGTAG
- the LOC108980547 gene encoding nuclear transport factor 2A isoform X6: MDPDQLAKAFVEHYYSTFDANRAGLVSLYQDESMLTFEGQKTQGSQNIVAKLTSLPFQQCQHGITTVDCQPSGPAGGMLVFVSGNLQLAGEQHALKFSQGLVALLGESRALFVSYCADLP, translated from the exons ATGGATCCGGACCAGTTGGCCAAAGCATTCGTGGAGCACTACTACTCGACGTTCGATGCGAACCGTGCGGGGCTGGTGAGCCTCTACCAGGACGAGTCGATGCTGACCTTCGAGGGCCAGAAGACCCAAGGCTCCCAGAACATCGTCGCCAAGCTCACTAGCCTCCCCTTCCAGCAGTGCCAGCACGGCATCACTACCGTCGATTGCCAGCCCTCTGGCCCCGCCGGCGGCATGCTCGTCTTCGTCAGCGGCAACCTCCAGCTCGCCGGCGAACAGCACGCCCTCAAGTTCAGCCAG GGTTTGGTGGCACTGCTTGGTGAATCTCGTGCTTTGTTTGTATCCTATTG TGCAGATCTTCCTTAA
- the LOC108980547 gene encoding nuclear transport factor 2A isoform X9: MDPDQLAKAFVEHYYSTFDANRAGLVSLYQDESMLTFEGQKTQGSQNIVAKLTSLPFQQCQHGITTVDCQPSGPAGGMLVFVSGNLQLAGEQHALKFSQGLVALLGESRALFVSY; this comes from the exons ATGGATCCGGACCAGTTGGCCAAAGCATTCGTGGAGCACTACTACTCGACGTTCGATGCGAACCGTGCGGGGCTGGTGAGCCTCTACCAGGACGAGTCGATGCTGACCTTCGAGGGCCAGAAGACCCAAGGCTCCCAGAACATCGTCGCCAAGCTCACTAGCCTCCCCTTCCAGCAGTGCCAGCACGGCATCACTACCGTCGATTGCCAGCCCTCTGGCCCCGCCGGCGGCATGCTCGTCTTCGTCAGCGGCAACCTCCAGCTCGCCGGCGAACAGCACGCCCTCAAGTTCAGCCAG GGTTTGGTGGCACTGCTTGGTGAATCTCGTGCTTTGTTTGTATCCTATTG A
- the LOC108980547 gene encoding nuclear transport factor 2B isoform X5, which produces MDPDQLAKAFVEHYYSTFDANRAGLVSLYQDESMLTFEGQKTQGSQNIVAKLTSLPFQQCQHGITTVDCQPSGPAGGMLVFVSGNLQLAGEQHALKFSQMFHLMPTPQGSFYVLNDIFRLNYA; this is translated from the exons ATGGATCCGGACCAGTTGGCCAAAGCATTCGTGGAGCACTACTACTCGACGTTCGATGCGAACCGTGCGGGGCTGGTGAGCCTCTACCAGGACGAGTCGATGCTGACCTTCGAGGGCCAGAAGACCCAAGGCTCCCAGAACATCGTCGCCAAGCTCACTAGCCTCCCCTTCCAGCAGTGCCAGCACGGCATCACTACCGTCGATTGCCAGCCCTCTGGCCCCGCCGGCGGCATGCTCGTCTTCGTCAGCGGCAACCTCCAGCTCGCCGGCGAACAGCACGCCCTCAAGTTCAGCCAG ATGTTCCATTTGATGCCAACACCTCAAGGAAGCTTTTATGTGTTGAATGACATATTCCGTTTGAACTATGCATGA
- the LOC108980547 gene encoding nuclear transport factor 2A isoform X1: MDPDQLAKAFVEHYYSTFDANRAGLVSLYQDESMLTFEGQKTQGSQNIVAKLTSLPFQQCQHGITTVDCQPSGPAGGMLVFVSGNLQLAGEQHALKFSQGLVALLGESRALFSTFVVQIFLNSSTFLLLQVNHYQRRPRFFAFVIF; this comes from the exons ATGGATCCGGACCAGTTGGCCAAAGCATTCGTGGAGCACTACTACTCGACGTTCGATGCGAACCGTGCGGGGCTGGTGAGCCTCTACCAGGACGAGTCGATGCTGACCTTCGAGGGCCAGAAGACCCAAGGCTCCCAGAACATCGTCGCCAAGCTCACTAGCCTCCCCTTCCAGCAGTGCCAGCACGGCATCACTACCGTCGATTGCCAGCCCTCTGGCCCCGCCGGCGGCATGCTCGTCTTCGTCAGCGGCAACCTCCAGCTCGCCGGCGAACAGCACGCCCTCAAGTTCAGCCAG GGTTTGGTGGCACTGCTTGGTGAATCTCGTGCTTTGTTT TCTACATTTGTAGTGCAGATCTTCCTTAATAGCAGTACATTCCTCCTCCTTCAAGTGAATCATTATCAGCGTCGCCCTCGATTTTTTGCCTTTGTGATTTTCTGA
- the LOC108980547 gene encoding nuclear transport factor 2A isoform X2 — MDPDQLAKAFVEHYYSTFDANRAGLVSLYQDESMLTFEGQKTQGSQNIVAKLTSLPFQQCQHGITTVDCQPSGPAGGMLVFVSGNLQLAGEQHALKFSQGLVALLGESRALFSTFVVQIFLNSSTFLLLQVKYWHKCHDNECSVY, encoded by the exons ATGGATCCGGACCAGTTGGCCAAAGCATTCGTGGAGCACTACTACTCGACGTTCGATGCGAACCGTGCGGGGCTGGTGAGCCTCTACCAGGACGAGTCGATGCTGACCTTCGAGGGCCAGAAGACCCAAGGCTCCCAGAACATCGTCGCCAAGCTCACTAGCCTCCCCTTCCAGCAGTGCCAGCACGGCATCACTACCGTCGATTGCCAGCCCTCTGGCCCCGCCGGCGGCATGCTCGTCTTCGTCAGCGGCAACCTCCAGCTCGCCGGCGAACAGCACGCCCTCAAGTTCAGCCAG GGTTTGGTGGCACTGCTTGGTGAATCTCGTGCTTTGTTT TCTACATTTGTAGTGCAGATCTTCCTTAATAGCAGTACATTCCTCCTCCTTCAAGTGA AGTATTGGCATAAATGTCATGATAACGAGTGTTCTGTTTATTGA
- the LOC108980547 gene encoding nuclear transport factor 2A isoform X4 — MDPDQLAKAFVEHYYSTFDANRAGLVSLYQDESMLTFEGQKTQGSQNIVAKLTSLPFQQCQHGITTVDCQPSGPAGGMLVFVSGNLQLAGEQHALKFSQGLVALLGESRALFCRSSLIAVHSSSFK; from the exons ATGGATCCGGACCAGTTGGCCAAAGCATTCGTGGAGCACTACTACTCGACGTTCGATGCGAACCGTGCGGGGCTGGTGAGCCTCTACCAGGACGAGTCGATGCTGACCTTCGAGGGCCAGAAGACCCAAGGCTCCCAGAACATCGTCGCCAAGCTCACTAGCCTCCCCTTCCAGCAGTGCCAGCACGGCATCACTACCGTCGATTGCCAGCCCTCTGGCCCCGCCGGCGGCATGCTCGTCTTCGTCAGCGGCAACCTCCAGCTCGCCGGCGAACAGCACGCCCTCAAGTTCAGCCAG GGTTTGGTGGCACTGCTTGGTGAATCTCGTGCTTTGTTT TGCAGATCTTCCTTAATAGCAGTACATTCCTCCTCCTTCAAGTGA
- the LOC108980547 gene encoding nuclear transport factor 2A isoform X3, translated as MDPDQLAKAFVEHYYSTFDANRAGLVSLYQDESMLTFEGQKTQGSQNIVAKLTSLPFQQCQHGITTVDCQPSGPAGGMLVFVSGNLQLAGEQHALKFSQGLVALLGESRALFIFLNSSTFLLLQVNHYQRRPRFFAFVIF; from the exons ATGGATCCGGACCAGTTGGCCAAAGCATTCGTGGAGCACTACTACTCGACGTTCGATGCGAACCGTGCGGGGCTGGTGAGCCTCTACCAGGACGAGTCGATGCTGACCTTCGAGGGCCAGAAGACCCAAGGCTCCCAGAACATCGTCGCCAAGCTCACTAGCCTCCCCTTCCAGCAGTGCCAGCACGGCATCACTACCGTCGATTGCCAGCCCTCTGGCCCCGCCGGCGGCATGCTCGTCTTCGTCAGCGGCAACCTCCAGCTCGCCGGCGAACAGCACGCCCTCAAGTTCAGCCAG GGTTTGGTGGCACTGCTTGGTGAATCTCGTGCTTTGTTT ATCTTCCTTAATAGCAGTACATTCCTCCTCCTTCAAGTGAATCATTATCAGCGTCGCCCTCGATTTTTTGCCTTTGTGATTTTCTGA
- the LOC108980547 gene encoding nuclear transport factor 2A isoform X8, whose product MDPDQLAKAFVEHYYSTFDANRAGLVSLYQDESMLTFEGQKTQGSQNIVAKLTSLPFQQCQHGITTVDCQPSGPAGGMLVFVSGNLQLAGEQHALKFSQGLVALLGESRALFSSSFK is encoded by the exons ATGGATCCGGACCAGTTGGCCAAAGCATTCGTGGAGCACTACTACTCGACGTTCGATGCGAACCGTGCGGGGCTGGTGAGCCTCTACCAGGACGAGTCGATGCTGACCTTCGAGGGCCAGAAGACCCAAGGCTCCCAGAACATCGTCGCCAAGCTCACTAGCCTCCCCTTCCAGCAGTGCCAGCACGGCATCACTACCGTCGATTGCCAGCCCTCTGGCCCCGCCGGCGGCATGCTCGTCTTCGTCAGCGGCAACCTCCAGCTCGCCGGCGAACAGCACGCCCTCAAGTTCAGCCAG GGTTTGGTGGCACTGCTTGGTGAATCTCGTGCTTTGTTT TCCTCCTCCTTCAAGTGA